In Nitrosococcus oceani ATCC 19707, the following proteins share a genomic window:
- the pqqB gene encoding pyrroloquinoline quinone biosynthesis protein PqqB produces MLIHVLGSGAGGGFPQWNCNCHNCNRLRKGNFKGQARTQSSIAASTNGTDWVLFNASPDILGQLQHFPAIQPGRALRDTGIRGIVLLDSQIDHTTGLLMLREHHRPLDVYCTESVHQDLTTGNPLFKVLEHYCTVNWHPLQLPQGDAPGEGFQVEGIEGLRLTPVPLRSEAPPYSPHRHNYHVGDTIGLWLEDPATQKSLFYAPGLGQIEDHVLSLMEKADCLLIDGTFWTEDEMERAGITQKRATEMGHLPQSGQGGMISVLAPLTSPWKILIHINNTNPILDEESLERAQLEAAGIEVAFDGMDIIL; encoded by the coding sequence ATGTTAATCCACGTTCTAGGATCGGGTGCGGGGGGAGGTTTCCCCCAGTGGAACTGCAATTGCCACAACTGCAATCGCCTGCGCAAAGGCAATTTTAAGGGACAAGCACGGACCCAATCCTCGATTGCAGCTAGCACCAATGGCACCGACTGGGTGCTTTTTAATGCTTCTCCGGATATTTTAGGACAACTCCAACATTTTCCTGCTATTCAGCCGGGTCGGGCACTACGGGATACTGGCATTCGCGGCATTGTGCTGTTGGATAGTCAGATCGATCATACCACTGGGCTGCTGATGCTGCGGGAACATCACCGGCCTTTAGATGTATACTGCACCGAGTCCGTCCACCAGGATCTCACTACGGGTAACCCTCTGTTCAAAGTACTGGAGCACTATTGCACAGTAAACTGGCATCCACTTCAACTGCCACAGGGGGATGCTCCAGGCGAGGGCTTTCAAGTGGAGGGCATTGAAGGGCTACGCTTAACGCCGGTGCCCCTACGTAGCGAAGCGCCCCCTTATTCCCCCCATCGTCACAATTATCATGTAGGGGATACTATTGGCCTGTGGCTTGAAGATCCGGCTACCCAGAAAAGCTTATTTTATGCGCCAGGTCTAGGGCAAATTGAAGACCATGTCCTCTCTCTGATGGAAAAAGCCGATTGTCTGCTGATAGATGGCACTTTCTGGACTGAAGATGAGATGGAACGGGCCGGCATTACCCAGAAGCGCGCTACCGAGATGGGTCATCTGCCCCAATCGGGTCAAGGTGGCATGATCAGCGTACTGGCTCCCCTTACCAGTCCTTGGAAGATACTCATTCATATTAATAACACCAACCCGATTCTCGATGAAGAATCGCTTGAGCGGGCCCAGTTGGAAGCCGCCGGGATTGAAGTGGCCTTTGATGGCATGGACATTATCCTCTAG
- a CDS encoding TolC family outer membrane protein, with protein sequence MAFVKNGFFLIIFGFVASWPVQASDLLEVYRLARGNDPQLWAQVAAVQAALEAKPQARALFFPTVDISSNFNWTTQNLTLLQQRVDPDTGFTIPGFKGSFINYGYSLNLAQPIYQRENFVLLKQADATIAQARANLVAEEQGLLVRASERYFGVLTAQTGLSFAQAEKEAIAKQLEQTKQRFEVGMNTIVDVNEAQAAYDLAVAQVIAAENALSNSYEQLREVTGQYVRDLADLKDNTPLLKPDPMNIDRWAETALQQNPQIDASAAAVDNARQEIQRQKSGHYPTLEVVGSKSTNVTGGGRFGGFQNDMDVIGLQFNLPLLQGGAVVSRTREAQHQLKQALEQLEQARRQVFRQTREAYLGVVSEASQVKALQQAIVSNQSSLEATEAGFDVGTRTTVDVLNVRRDLFRALRDHAQSRYEHLLDTLRLKQGAGIITLRDLEEINQLLQE encoded by the coding sequence GTGGCTTTCGTAAAAAACGGCTTTTTTCTAATTATCTTTGGTTTCGTTGCCTCTTGGCCTGTCCAAGCTTCTGACCTGCTGGAAGTTTATCGCTTGGCGCGGGGGAACGATCCCCAACTGTGGGCTCAGGTGGCAGCAGTGCAGGCCGCATTAGAAGCCAAGCCTCAAGCCAGGGCGTTATTTTTTCCAACGGTCGATATTTCCTCCAATTTTAACTGGACTACTCAGAATCTCACCTTGCTCCAGCAACGGGTAGATCCAGATACTGGCTTTACCATTCCTGGTTTTAAGGGGTCATTTATTAATTATGGTTATAGTCTGAACTTAGCCCAACCGATATACCAGCGGGAAAATTTTGTTCTCCTCAAGCAGGCGGACGCTACTATTGCCCAGGCCCGGGCAAATTTGGTAGCTGAGGAGCAAGGGTTATTGGTTCGGGCGTCTGAGCGTTATTTTGGCGTGCTTACGGCTCAAACAGGACTTTCCTTTGCCCAAGCGGAAAAAGAGGCCATTGCCAAGCAGTTGGAGCAGACCAAGCAGCGCTTCGAAGTGGGGATGAATACGATTGTGGATGTCAATGAGGCCCAGGCTGCTTATGATTTGGCGGTTGCGCAGGTAATCGCTGCTGAAAACGCCCTTTCCAATAGTTATGAGCAATTACGAGAGGTGACAGGGCAATACGTTCGAGATCTGGCCGATCTGAAAGACAATACTCCCTTGCTGAAACCAGATCCCATGAATATCGATCGATGGGCCGAGACCGCGCTGCAGCAAAACCCCCAAATTGATGCCTCGGCGGCGGCGGTGGATAATGCCCGCCAAGAAATACAACGGCAGAAATCCGGCCATTATCCTACGCTGGAGGTGGTGGGTTCTAAATCCACCAATGTGACGGGGGGAGGACGTTTTGGGGGGTTCCAAAACGATATGGACGTCATTGGGTTGCAATTTAATTTGCCCCTCCTCCAGGGTGGGGCCGTAGTGTCCCGCACCCGGGAAGCTCAGCACCAGCTAAAACAAGCTCTGGAGCAGCTAGAGCAGGCTCGGCGGCAGGTTTTCCGCCAGACCCGCGAGGCTTATTTGGGCGTTGTGTCTGAAGCTAGTCAGGTCAAGGCTCTGCAGCAGGCTATTGTCTCCAATCAAAGCTCTCTTGAAGCAACCGAAGCAGGTTTTGACGTGGGGACCCGCACTACTGTAGATGTGCTCAACGTACGGCGCGACTTGTTCCGTGCCCTTCGGGATCATGCCCAGTCTCGTTATGAACACCTGCTCGATACCTTGCGCCTGAAGCAAGGGGCGGGCATTATTACGTTGCGAGATCTGGAGGAAATCAATCAGTTGTTACAGGAATAA
- the pqqA gene encoding pyrroloquinoline quinone precursor peptide PqqA — MWIKPAYCELRFGFEVTMYIYQR, encoded by the coding sequence ATGTGGATAAAACCCGCTTATTGTGAACTACGCTTCGGCTTCGAAGTTACCATGTATATCTATCAACGGTAA
- a CDS encoding sulfurtransferase TusA family protein, translating into MPDYDAELNAIGLPCPLPVLRIRKALQTLEGGQTLYVVATDPDSLKDVEAFTRITENELLEAREEESKYHFVIRKGMTPK; encoded by the coding sequence ATGCCTGATTATGATGCTGAGCTCAATGCTATTGGTTTACCCTGCCCTTTACCTGTGTTGCGGATTCGTAAAGCACTGCAGACACTGGAAGGAGGGCAGACCTTGTATGTAGTGGCCACGGATCCAGATTCTTTAAAGGATGTGGAAGCTTTCACCCGCATTACCGAGAACGAGCTTTTGGAAGCTCGCGAGGAAGAAAGCAAATACCATTTCGTGATCCGTAAAGGCATGACTCCTAAATAA
- the waaA gene encoding lipid IV(A) 3-deoxy-D-manno-octulosonic acid transferase: MPASALRTLYSLLFYLFTPLVIIRLLWRGYRTPAYLHRWGERFGLAPFLAGKAVIWVHAVSVGEVQASVPLVRALLDRYPDHTLLLTTLTPTGSAQVQRQLGAQVAHCYLPYDLPDAIARFLQRVQPQFGVILETELWPNLLHQCQCRKIPIILANARLSERSALGYCRLGMLTRDMLSKLTFIAAQGKADANRFIALGAPPERVQVTGNLKFELKLPSHLPTQGMILRRQWGEQRPLWIAASTHEGEEEQVLAAFKQVQKRYPTALLVLVPRHSQRFNRVHHLCQRQGFITQRRSEQQACAPATEIFIGDSMGELPLFFAASDVAFLGGSLVPVGGHNPLEPAALKRPVILGPHIFNFMGISHQLLEAGAATQIQTIQDLTQAVLRYLDDPQLRTKAGKAGQQVIAQNQGASSKIIQQITILLSG, from the coding sequence ATGCCAGCTTCAGCTTTGCGGACCCTCTACAGCCTATTGTTTTATTTGTTCACCCCCCTGGTGATAATTCGCCTCCTGTGGCGAGGTTATCGCACCCCAGCCTATCTTCACCGCTGGGGAGAACGGTTCGGTTTGGCTCCCTTCCTGGCTGGGAAAGCAGTTATCTGGGTACATGCGGTATCGGTGGGAGAAGTCCAAGCTAGTGTGCCCTTAGTGCGGGCCTTATTGGACCGTTATCCCGATCATACGCTGCTGCTGACGACCCTCACTCCCACGGGCTCGGCCCAGGTCCAAAGGCAACTGGGAGCACAGGTGGCGCACTGCTATTTGCCCTACGATTTGCCTGATGCCATCGCCCGCTTCCTGCAACGGGTTCAGCCCCAGTTTGGCGTTATTCTGGAAACAGAACTTTGGCCCAACCTGCTGCATCAATGCCAATGCCGCAAGATCCCGATTATTTTGGCCAACGCCCGTCTCTCGGAACGCTCGGCGTTGGGCTATTGCCGTTTAGGCATGCTTACCCGTGACATGCTTTCTAAGCTTACTTTTATTGCCGCCCAGGGAAAAGCTGATGCTAACCGCTTTATCGCCCTTGGGGCTCCCCCTGAGCGGGTCCAGGTGACTGGTAATCTCAAATTTGAACTCAAACTTCCCTCCCACCTGCCCACCCAGGGAATGATATTAAGGCGCCAATGGGGTGAGCAGCGTCCCCTATGGATTGCTGCCAGTACCCATGAAGGGGAAGAAGAGCAGGTTTTGGCTGCCTTTAAGCAGGTACAGAAACGCTATCCGACTGCCCTGCTGGTACTCGTACCGCGCCATTCGCAGCGCTTCAACCGTGTTCATCATTTGTGCCAACGGCAAGGTTTTATCACCCAGCGTCGGAGTGAGCAGCAGGCTTGCGCGCCTGCTACCGAAATTTTCATCGGGGACAGTATGGGCGAACTTCCCTTATTCTTTGCGGCTTCAGATGTGGCTTTTCTCGGAGGCAGCCTTGTTCCTGTAGGCGGACACAACCCTTTGGAACCCGCTGCCCTAAAACGGCCTGTTATTCTAGGTCCCCATATATTTAATTTTATGGGAATCAGTCACCAACTGCTGGAAGCGGGCGCGGCAACCCAGATACAAACAATTCAGGATTTAACCCAAGCAGTACTGCGCTATCTGGACGATCCCCAACTGCGCACCAAAGCGGGCAAGGCGGGGCAGCAGGTGATTGCCCAAAATCAAGGCGCATCAAGCAAAATAATACAGCAGATTACTATCCTTTTAAGCGGCTAA
- a CDS encoding protein-L-isoaspartate O-methyltransferase family protein, which produces MNLEQARVNMVEQQIRPWEVLDQRVLDRLAAVLREDFVPPAFRKLAYADVQIPLGQGQVMLPPIIEGRLLQALDLKESESVLEIGTGTGYLTTVMAGLAGHVISVDIFPELRRFPEQLLANISLEVGDAARGWSKGGPFDAIAITGALPDLPRAFLETLKPGGRLFAILGRAPAMEAVLITRVGEQEWSREGLFETVIPLLLNSESKPKFVF; this is translated from the coding sequence ATGAACCTGGAGCAAGCTCGCGTTAATATGGTGGAACAGCAGATCCGCCCATGGGAAGTACTCGATCAGCGGGTATTGGATCGGCTTGCCGCCGTACTTCGGGAAGATTTTGTTCCGCCAGCATTTAGGAAGTTGGCTTACGCGGATGTTCAAATACCCCTTGGGCAAGGACAAGTGATGTTACCACCCATCATCGAGGGCCGTTTACTCCAAGCTTTGGATCTGAAGGAGTCAGAATCCGTTTTGGAGATAGGAACCGGGACTGGTTATCTAACAACAGTTATGGCCGGTTTGGCTGGCCATGTAATTAGTGTCGATATTTTTCCTGAATTACGGCGCTTTCCTGAACAGCTGCTGGCAAATATTTCTCTGGAGGTAGGGGATGCGGCCCGTGGCTGGTCTAAGGGGGGGCCTTTCGATGCCATTGCGATCACGGGCGCTCTTCCTGATTTGCCTCGTGCTTTTCTGGAAACACTCAAACCGGGTGGACGTTTGTTTGCAATTCTAGGCCGGGCGCCGGCGATGGAAGCAGTACTCATTACCCGCGTAGGTGAGCAAGAGTGGTCCCGGGAGGGGTTGTTTGAGACGGTCATACCACTATTGCTTAATAGCGAATCCAAGCCAAAATTTGTATTTTAG
- a CDS encoding M48 family metalloprotease: MQLLSTVLWSVILLTVPILSADEIELPEIGDHSGVAISPEQERSIGQAFMRRLRNSVTIIEDPEITTYIQSLGFRLVANSDNPGQGFTFFVVQDPTINAFAAPGGYIGIHSGLVENSQTESELAAVLAHEIAHVTQRHLARAFEQRSRLSLPMTAALVAALILGIENPNAGLAGLAAVQAGAAQLQINFTRSNEKEADRVGMQTLVRSGFDPFAMPAFFERLQQASRYYGTRPPEFLSTHPVTTNRIADAMGRAQALSPQPVKEHLHFHLARAKLQVLSSDNYEQTVRQFSQALETGRYVNEAATRYGYALALVENGDPRKARQQILKLLEKNGDNRTYRLALARVEEAAGRFETAFEIYENAQKLYPDDYAVVVNYASALLQGHRPQTARDLLRRQVQLGTATGRLYHLLAQAEGDAGNRAESHRWLAEYYYYNGQPERAIKQLQLASKAANDNFYQRSKIEARLRQLQREVDAGENT; the protein is encoded by the coding sequence GTGCAGTTGCTTAGCACGGTGTTATGGAGCGTCATTTTACTAACAGTTCCAATCCTAAGCGCCGATGAAATTGAGTTACCGGAAATCGGAGATCATTCTGGAGTCGCCATATCGCCGGAACAGGAACGCAGCATCGGGCAAGCCTTTATGCGCCGTCTGCGTAATTCAGTCACCATTATCGAAGATCCGGAGATAACGACTTATATCCAATCACTAGGGTTTCGATTGGTCGCTAATAGCGATAATCCAGGACAAGGATTCACTTTTTTCGTCGTTCAAGATCCGACCATTAATGCCTTTGCCGCCCCGGGGGGATATATTGGAATCCATTCTGGTCTCGTTGAAAATTCCCAAACCGAGAGCGAGCTAGCAGCCGTACTAGCCCATGAAATTGCCCATGTCACCCAACGTCACTTGGCGCGGGCCTTTGAACAACGCAGCCGCTTAAGTCTACCCATGACGGCCGCGTTAGTAGCCGCCCTTATCCTGGGGATCGAAAATCCTAATGCCGGCCTCGCCGGACTAGCCGCTGTCCAGGCAGGTGCCGCCCAGCTTCAAATCAACTTCACCCGGTCCAACGAAAAGGAGGCAGATCGAGTCGGCATGCAAACCCTGGTCCGGTCTGGCTTCGACCCTTTCGCTATGCCTGCCTTCTTCGAGCGTCTTCAGCAGGCAAGCCGTTACTATGGGACCCGGCCACCGGAATTCCTTAGTACCCACCCGGTGACCACCAACCGTATTGCCGATGCGATGGGCCGAGCCCAAGCTCTAAGTCCTCAACCCGTCAAAGAACACCTCCACTTTCATTTGGCGCGCGCTAAGCTCCAGGTTCTGTCCAGTGACAATTACGAGCAAACAGTGCGCCAGTTTAGCCAGGCCTTAGAAACTGGCCGCTATGTAAACGAAGCGGCCACCCGCTATGGTTACGCCCTTGCCCTAGTAGAAAATGGAGATCCTCGCAAGGCTCGGCAACAAATTTTAAAATTACTTGAAAAAAATGGTGATAATCGGACCTACCGACTCGCTCTCGCCCGGGTGGAGGAGGCCGCCGGTCGTTTTGAAACCGCTTTCGAAATCTATGAGAACGCCCAGAAATTATACCCAGACGACTACGCCGTCGTTGTCAACTACGCCAGCGCTTTATTACAGGGCCACCGCCCCCAAACCGCGCGGGATTTACTCAGACGCCAGGTGCAACTAGGTACCGCCACAGGACGCCTTTACCACTTACTTGCCCAAGCTGAAGGAGATGCTGGCAATCGGGCAGAGTCTCACCGCTGGCTAGCGGAATACTACTATTACAACGGGCAACCCGAAAGGGCAATCAAACAATTACAATTGGCTAGCAAAGCAGCGAATGATAATTTCTATCAACGCTCCAAGATCGAAGCCCGCTTGCGGCAGCTACAAAGGGAAGTCGATGCCGGGGAAAATACTTGA